TAGAGTTAGAAATTGATCCTCTTAAAGATGATTCTAATTTAATCAACATCGAAGGAAATGGAATTTTGCATGAAGAACGAAGCATTCAGGACTTCATCAATAACGTACCTTTTCCTTTTTTAATAGAAAAGGAACCAGAAATAAATACAGAAGGTTACTTTAGACTTCAGTCTTATGTGAACGCCGAGACATCACTTCCGGAATTTTTGTATCTGGAATGTGAAATTCAATTGCAAAAACCGAAGAAAGTATCGGTTTTAATTAATGTTTTAGAAAACACCAAATCTACAAACTAAGAAAAATGTCTGAAAAACATATCGTTGTTCAAGGAGCTCTGTGCAAATGCCAGTTTGGACAAGTTCCCGACAAACTAAAAGTACTTTCTCATACCAAAGAATATGCGAATGATAAAGAGGCATCCAAGAAACTAATTGTCACTACCAAAGAGATTGGAGGTGCCACTTTAGAAAAAAACACTTTTGGAAACTGTCCGAAAATGGGAAATCCCCCCCCACCCTGCAAACCCATGATTACAGAATGGCAGAATTTTTACGAAGGTGTTATATTAAGTAATGGTGGAAATATTATTCTGGAAGACAGCAAAGCCGTTTGTGCCATTGCAGGAACCGCTTGTATAAATATTATAGATCATGGGCAGCGGGCAGAAGCCAGCCAGCAGAATTTTGAAAATGCAGATAAAGATGTACAGCAGCAGATCAATCCATTGGTGAATCCTGAAGAAATGTACAATAAGCAACCCATCAACGAAGGCATTATAACACAAACTGAATGATATGGCAAAAGGAGTAAAAAGTTTAATAATGACGAAAGGTCATTATTTTTGATAAATCATCTATAGTAGCCAAAAGTATGGTCATTACTCCCGATGAAAAGGCAGTGATTGAAGTGAAAGAGTGGCTTCCGGGTACTACAGCACAAGACAAAACAAAAAACTTAACATGGTTCTTATTTGATGCTAAAAAAAAGCTGATTAGAAAAGAAGCAGGCATAACTTATGGTATCACGATTCCTAAAAATCTTTGTGGTTCATATACCTATTACATTGATGCGAGCCTTTCAGGAAAGTCAGAATTTAAATCAGGCATTTATATAAGAGGAAGATGCGACCAGAAAATTAAGACCAGCAAATGGTGTACACAAAATGATGGAGCCGATGTGCGAAAAACATATACTTTTTCTTATGGACACATTATTCATCTGAACTTGGAAACCGAAGGAATGAATGGAGATAGTGTCTATGTAGATATTTTCCGGCGCGTAAAAGGAGGTGGTGGAACAAAAGATGACCAGCACATCCATACTTATACAGACGTAAAGGTGATAGACGGAGAAATAAATCTGCAAATAGGAAATACCTATCTATGGCACGCAAGAATAGGAAAGCCGGGAAGTCAGGAAGAATTTTATGTGAAAGTAAAAGCAGGCGGAAAATATATAACAGATGGTAAAGATGATATACATGCCCGTTTTTTAAGAATAAAAAATACCATCGTAAGCAAAGCGATAGAACCTTCCCAATCTAATACTCCTGCAAAAGTAGGAGACACGAATAAAAGCATATCTTCAATAGGTCTTATTTCTTTGGAAAAAATTGCGGTAAACACAACTTATGATGTATGTAATGATGAACTAAATAATTTTAGTGATTTTAAGAATTTCTGGATATTAGAAGATAAAGGCAATTATTATCATTGGCTTAAAAAAAGAACAAATCCATTAGACACAGCCAAACCAAATCCCATACCTGTTACGATTACGAGTTTAGATAAATTTATTTTTTATGCCACCTTCAAAGCCATTTTCCCAATTGATAATTTGAGCATACGAGCTAAGGATAAGGCCAATAAATATGTTTTTCAATCTGTTCCCATAACTAAACAAACAAAAGGACAGGAATTTGTAGTGAAATTTGCAAGTGATAATGCTCCTTATGCAAATACAGTAGAATATTTTTCAAATTTTGCCCTAACTTTTGAATGTTCAATAGATGGAAAATCCTGGATATCTTGTGGAAACTCACAATTTTGTTTGTATATCACTCATGGTAACCCGGGATATTCTCTCCTATCCGGATATTTTCCTGATCCAATTGAAGGAATGGATATTACGAACGCTAAAACTGGAAAAAAAACAATTCTAGAAACAATGTTATATATTGGTTGTAGATATTCTAAAGGGGCAAAAACAGATGATGGAATTATTGAAGGAATCTTTAAACATATTGCAACAAAAAATGTAAGAAGAGTTAGAAATAATATTTCCCCTATGGGATATTGGAGAAATACAAGTAGCCTACATGATTCTAAGATGCCTTTCAGAAATGGAAGAGTTTTATTAAAAACAGGAGAAGCACGCTGTGGAGAATGGACTAGTTTTTTAAGAGATATTTGTAGAATTCAATCCGATGTTTTATTCCCAAGTGGTGTTTTTTCAGATTTTGTTATTTTTCCTGGGCTTTCAGATTATGTTTATGATGCAGGGAAAAACTTTCCAGTTGATATAAATAAAAGAAAAAGAGGAATTTTAACTTCAAATGATTTCAATGCTTGTTTTTTAGTGAGAAATTGGACATCTATAGCAGGTAAAGCGCCTATAGATAATGGCGGTAGCGCCCAAGATACATCAAACGAGCCATTAAATATGTTTTGGGATCATGTTTTTTTAAAATATAAAAATCAATATTTTGACCCATCTTATGGTCTTCATGATAAAACAATTTTTGCAGATGATAAAGCATTATTAGCATCTTATTCAAAAAAAGCCTTGTCAGGAGTTTTATATGTGAACAACAATTCTAAAAATACTTTGATAGATGCAATTGTCTATAGACCAAAAGCTGGAGAGTTTTTGGATCCTTTAAATCCCTATTCTTTAGGTCATCCGCCTAAACAGAAACTTAGATATTCAGTAATAAATTCAAAAATGGAAAACATATTATTTCCAAAAATAATTATATCATGAAACTACTTTCAATTTTAACTATTATAATAAGTTTTGCGACTTGTGGTGCATGTCAAAAAACAACAAATAATCCTAACATTAAATCTCAAAACATGAATATCAATTATTCTGAATCTAAAAAGATTTATTCTAAAAAAATTAAAGAAGATTTAACCATTGAATTTTTTAGAAAAGAAAGTAACCAAGATTTTATATGGGAGCTTTACATAATTACTCCTAAGAAAAAAGAAAATATAAAAAAAATATTAATAAAGAAGGATGAAATAAAAAAATCATCAGGATTTGCACATGGAATAAGAGAAGGTTATCAAGAAAAATTAAATGTTTTAGATGCTTTATTAAATGATTCACAAAATGAACTCATCGTGCTTTTTGATAAGTTTGGACAAATTGATATTCATATTTTTAAATTAAATATTGATTTTAACAGTAATCAGTTTGAAAATACTATACACATTAAAAATTACACTTTTCTTCCTATGGATACTCAATTGAAGGGTGAGAAATTTCAAGACTTTAAATTGGAAAATGGCACCTATCACTTGCTATTGTTACCTGAATCCAATTATAACACATACTTGTTTTATGATATTAATAATGATGCAGTAAAGGAATTAATTTTTAATGTTTCCGATTCTCAAAAAAATGCTGTTTCCATAAAAGAAGATAGTCAAAGTCCTATCATTCATGCAAATTATAATACCAAGAATATTGTGGAAGGAATTTTAAAAGATGTAGTTCAAAAATCACCTTTCAAAAACAATACCTTTAATTATCACTATAATATTGAAAATATATGGTCGAAAAAAAGTTATGAAGAAAGTAAACAACATTTGGGAAATCAATTCTTTTTTATCGATATAAATGGTAAAGCAAAAATTATGATGTATGATGGTGCAAGAAGTTGGTATATAAGTGATTATAATTATTTACTGTATAAAGATAAAAATGCAAAAAACATAGATAATATTATAGAAAAAATTAAATTAAGCCCATAAAGATTGGCTTTACATCTTCATTGATTTTAAATAATAAAAAACAATTATGAAAAAAATACTTTTCTTAGTATTCATTTTTTTGGTAATACTCGTTTCAACCAAAATATTGTTTTTCCCAATGAAGACCAAGACGAAATCAGATATAAATGCAAACACTGAATTAATTTTTTCAAAAGAATTGGACAAACAAATGTCTGTAGAATGCTATGTAAATAGTGATAATGATTTTTACTATTGGGAATTTAATAGAAAAGGCAAAGAAAATAAGACGATTGATAAGCTTAAAATTAGTAAACTTAAATTGGGAGAATATAGCCGATATGCTAACAGACCAAAATTTTATAACCGATTTAGAATTCTTTCTGTTTTTAAGGATGCAGATAATTTGGTATTTCTTATTGATAAATTCGGACAGGTTGATGTGCATATATATTCACTGATAGAAAAGAACTCTAAAACAATTATTCCAGTGAAAAAATATAAATTATCCCCAATGGATGTAGTATTATTAGGTGAGGATTTTCAAGATGTAAAAATTGTTGACAACACTATTTATACACTTTCTGTATATCTACGAGGAGGAGGTTCAATGTATTATTTCTCGAAAGTAGATCTTAATAATAAAAAAGTTATGGAAGGCTTTGTAAATGTTTCTACAGAAGATTTTGTAACCAATCCAAATAATGAAACCAAACCGATTGTTCAATTAGAAGATGGTAACTATAAAGAAACTGGGTCTGACTTTAAATTTTCTTTATTTAATAACAATCAAATAAAAATTGAGGAAAATAAAGTAAAGTCATTTGTGACAAAAATAGATTTCAAACCTCCACACATTGATAAAAATGAAGATGTTAATAAAATCATAGAATATCTACCTTAAAAGGGATGGGAAAATGAAAACAATAATCAAAATATCAGTGCTGATAATTTTATCTTCTTGTTTTGGACAGGAGAAAAAAAATAGTGTTATGGAGATATTGTATAGCAACAAGACCAATAAGTTCGAGTTAAGGCTGGAATACAAAAATTCTAATTCAAAAAACTATTGGTATTTAAAGGCAATTAATTCAAAAAATGATACTTTATTGCTGGATAGTTTTGAGTTAAATGATGAACCTAAAAATGCCGTTTTTCATAAATATGGGGATATCAGAAAGCAGATGATGGTTGGAGATTATACTTTGGAAAATGATATTTTTTATATTGTTCTCTATAAAAATTCAAATGTTTTTCTTCAAGAAAGTAAAATTAATGGTAATAATGTTGATAAAAAGGAATATAAAATAGGTGAAGATAAGAGAGGGAGTTATGAAAATTTTGGTGATCCTACTTTCAAAGCTGAAATAAAAAACATAGACAATCAATTTTTTATATCCTCCCAATATTGCCCACTCATAAAATTCCAAAAGCAAACAAAAGAACTTAATAAAATTATATTTTTTGACACAACAACTTCAAATTATATAGATTCTTTTGCAGAGAAGAATAACTTTAAATACAATGAAAAATTCATAAAAACAGTTATTCTTCCCAATAATTTAAAACCAATATTTTCAGAATATATAAAAAATCCGAAAGGTAGTACAGAAAATCATCTCAGTATATTCAGAGAATTAAAATATTCAGAAAAGTACAGTTATTCTTTATTTCAAATAGAAGATCTTAATATGGATAATGCCAATTTAAGAAATGAAGAAATATCTGATTTTATGCTATTCAGCAATATTGATATTAAAGACAATGAACAAGTAAAGAATGCAATTTCGTATGTATTAGATTCTTATAATAGTTCGACCAATAAATTCATCAAAGATTATTTGGGATATCTAAAGAGAATAGAAAAGAGGAAGTGTTTTGTTTTTTTTACAAAGATGTTTCCGATAAAATTAATATTATCAGGTACAACAAGGATAACTCATATTGGATGTTAGGTAATTATAAAGAAGAAAAACTTGTTCAGAAAAATTAATTGATATTAAACATTTAGATGTTTGGTATAGGGAATCTCAATCATAGAATACCTACCTTAAAAGAGACTTATTACCTTGTTTTTGTTTTTTGAATATATTAAATCCACATTCTTTAGGTTACTCATCTAAGCAAAATTAGATATTCAATAATAAATTCAATACTGGAAAACATATTATTTTCAAACATAGCTATATCATGAAACTATTTTCAATTTTGATAACTATAATCAGTTTTATGATTTGCAATGCATATCAAAAGACCATAAATAATTCTGGCATTAAATCTCAAAACATGAATATCAATTATTCTGAATCTAAAAAGATCTATTCTAAAAAAATTAAAGAAGATTTAACCGTTGAATTTTTTAGAATAAAAAGTAACAAAGATTTTATATGGGAGTTCTACATCTTTTTATTTCATGAAAGATGATATCAATAAAGCAAATGGTTTTAATGAATATTTGAATAGTAAATAAGCGTAATATCTATAGTAAATCTTATGAATATATATAGACTTTTAATTCTTATCTTCTTGCCATTCTTATTTATAAATGGCAATAGGCAAACGAAGCTTGAAGGTAAAACCTATGTTGCAGAAATTGGTGCTACTTGTAAGGATGGGATTGGAATGATATACACATCCAGAATTCTAAAATTTGATAAAAATACAGTAACAAGCTCTTACAAAGTTGTTGCTTCTGTTTCCAAAGAAAGGAAAAACACATACGAACAGATGTATGACAATTTAACCAAAGTCTATAAATGGAAAATTGAAAAAAATGTTTTGATATTTGAAAATTGTAAAGAATTTGGTACGTTGAAAATTCAAAATTCAAAAATAATTGGGTATGACAATGATTGGATGAAAGCTATTGAATTTAAAGAACAAACCAAATAAAAAATTAACAATGAAAACTTTTCTTACGATTTTTAGCATTTTGATGTTGAGTATCTATTGCAAATCTCAAGCAATTAAGAAACCTGTTAATGGCTTTTATTTTAAAAATTCAAAAGAATTTACGAATAAAGGAAACATGATTTGGAATAAACAAGGAGACTTTGCAGTAATAAAATTAGGATATTGGCGAGGTGATTGTTGTGGAGGGGTAGCTATGGCTGAACAAGTTACTGGCAAAATCAATAAGGACACAGTATTTTACAACAAAAATTATAAGCGAGACCCTAATTGTGATAGTAAAATTGGACTCTGTGGAAACGCAATTGATTTTGTTATCGATATCAAAAGATACCCTAATTACAGAAAATTAATTTTTAAAGAAATTGTAAAATGACAAAACATTTTGATAGACAAGAAAAGATTAACGGTTTAGTAAAAGTAAAAATTCACAATACCAACATTTTCGGTTTCTCTCAAATTTAGAATCAATTAATTCGACTTATTCACAAACATTCGTTTAAAAAAAGATCATTTCATTATAGATATTTCAAATTTATTTATATTTTAGCATATTCTTAAATTTGTGAAAATGAAAAAACAGCTACTTTTATTTGCCTTTTCAACTCTGGCACTTGCTTCTTGTAATGACGATAACCTTAAAGCCTATGAAATGGATATTATGAAAGGGGATTGGAAAGAAGTAAAAACAGAAATTATTTCAGGAAAAGATAATAAAACTGTGCTTAAAACAATACTTCCGGAAGGATGTAGTGCTAAAAATACACTTTTCTTCAAAACAGACTTTTCCACGAGCTATACAGCTTATGATGGGGATCCAGACGGAACCAACTGTCAGATTGCTGCTAAAAGCGAAGGAAAATACACTTACGACGCTGATTCTAAGATCTTAAACATTCAGTTTAGTGGTGAGGATGCCGGAGATATGAAATTCAAAGTCGATATGCTTACTGCACAAGAACTTAGATTAGCACCGCAATATGGAAACTATGATGTAGATGGAGATAAAGTGATCGACATCACTTACGTGACTTACAAAAGATAAAATATAAACTCCCGTCAATCGGGAGTTTTTTATTACTTTTATCTCACATTTTAAAACTGAATACAATGAAGAAGATTCTATCAGCATTTCTACTGCTGTACTTTACTATTGCCTTTTCGCAAGAAAAAAAACCGATGTTTTGGCAGGACATTCAAAATTTCAAAAAAGAAAATCAAGAAAACCCACCGCCTAAAAATGCTATTCTATTACTAGGAAGTTCATCTTTTACCAAATGGACGGATGTAGCAGAATATTTCCCTACCAAAACTATCATTAACAGAGGGTTTGGAGGTTCAAGACTCACCGATCTCAACTATTTTGCTGATGATCTGTTGTCTCCATATCAGCCTAAGCAGATCATTATCTATTGTGGAGAAAATGATTTTGCAGACAATCATCAGCTGAAGGCCCAGAAAGTTGTTAAAAGATATAAGACCTTTTACAAAAAGATACGTGCAAAATTTCCAAATATAGAAGTGGATTATATTTCAATGAAATACTCTCCCAGCCGGGAGGTGCTTTGGCCACAGATCAAAGAAGCCAATGCCAGGATTGAAGCTTTCATGAAAAAGCAACCTCATTCAGCATTTATTGATGTCACCAAAGCCATGGAGGATGCTAACGGGAATGTAAGAAAAGATATTTTTGTGGAAGATATGCTTCACTTTAAACCAGAAGGATATCAGATTTGGACTAAAGTGATGACTCCTTATATGAAATAAAAAAAACTCCCGATTTATTCGGGAGTTTTTTGTTTATTATTTCTTTTTCTTTGATTTAGAGATTGCTTTTTGCTGTGCTCTGTTGGCTCCAAATTTCTTAGGTGCTTTTCTTTTTGAAGGACCACCCCAGTTTTCTTTGGTATTCTTAGCTTTTTTCTCATGGAAAGCTGCACCTCCATCATTCAATTTTACCTGTGCAGGGTTTTTCATCACCACCTCATCTTTTTCAGAAGCAATTTTATTAGGATTAATTTTAACACCTTCAGGGAAGTCATTAAAATGTAAATCTTTATCCATCAAAAGCTCTATATCAAGAATTAAAGGCTCTTCTTTTTTAGTAACAAATGTCACTGCCTTCCCTTCTTTATCTGCTCTACCTGTTCTACCGATTCTGTGAATATACTGCTCAGGGATATCAGGTGTTTCAAAGTTGATAACATGGGTAATATTTGAATATCCAAACCTCTGGCCATTACATCTGTGGTAATTAGCCCTCTGATTTCTTCATTTTCAAAACTTTTCATCGCCTTAAGTCTGTAATTCTGAGACTTATTAGAGTGAATCACATCAAACTGTTCAGGGAAAAGCTCATCAATTTTAGTAAAAAGAAGATCTGCGTGTTTTTTATTATTATTAAAAATCAACACTTTAGACATATCTTCATTATTCTTTAATAAGTGCTCAAGTAAATTGATCTTTGTATTAAAGTTTTCTACTTTATAAGCAGTTTGTTCAATTTTTTCAAGTGGTGTTCCTGATTTTGCCAATGAAATTTCAATCGGGTTGGCAAAATATTGATCCAACATATCATCAACTGCCTCAGTCATGGTTGCAGAGAAAAGAATATTTTGTCTCTTCTCTTTCATCATTTCAAAAATATGAGTCAATTGAGGTCTGAATCCAAGGTTAAGCATTTCATCAAATTCATCAATGATAAGCTTTTGTACCTCTTTCAGGGAAATAGCATTGTCGATAGCAAGATCCATTACTCTACCAGGGGTTCCCACCAAAATATCGCAACCATCATTGAATAACAATTTCTGGGTATTGATATTTTTACCACCATAAATGCCAATAACTCTTGCAGTGATATTTTCTGTTAGCTTCTCAAGAATCTCTGCTACCTGTACCACCAATTCTCTTGTTGGAACAAGTACCAAAACAGTTGGGTTTCCAGTCTTACTGTATTTCCAAGTTTTAAGAACGGGTAAAAGATAGGCCAATGTTTTTCCTGTTCCGGTTTGTGCAATTCCCATTACATCTCTCCCGGAAAGGATAGGCTTTAAACTTTTTTCCTGAATAGGTGTAGGCTCAAATAATTCTAAATCCGCTAAAACATCAAGAACTTTAACCGGCAGGTCAAAATCCGCAAAAGTGAGTTTTTCCATTTTGCAAAGATAGGTATTAATATTATAATGTAAAATCGGGTTTTAAGCAACAGACGATAAGGTTTGAAAAAAAATAATAACCAAAAAACTTCATCTAAGACTCAAACCACATTACTCTTCCCCTTTATCACTTTCTCGTTACCCTTAATAAAAGGATTAAAACTAAAATAATTGAGAAAGCAAAACCTAAAATCCCAACTAAAGACAACTCTCCTATTCTTGGCCCTGATTCTGAAACAAAAACAATTGCCGTAGCAATAATATTCGCTCCCAAAATCATTGCTAAAATCAGATTAATGACACTTGATTTTATCAATTGGTTGGTCTTCTCTATATTTTTAATCTCACTGGAGACTGTAAATTTATTTTCATCCAGTTTTTGAAGTACCGAACGAAGCTCTCTTGGAATTTCATCTACATTGTCTGTAAAATTCAT
This is a stretch of genomic DNA from Chryseobacterium tructae. It encodes these proteins:
- a CDS encoding lipocalin family protein, which translates into the protein MKKQLLLFAFSTLALASCNDDNLKAYEMDIMKGDWKEVKTEIISGKDNKTVLKTILPEGCSAKNTLFFKTDFSTSYTAYDGDPDGTNCQIAAKSEGKYTYDADSKILNIQFSGEDAGDMKFKVDMLTAQELRLAPQYGNYDVDGDKVIDITYVTYKR
- a CDS encoding GDSL-type esterase/lipase family protein translates to MKKILSAFLLLYFTIAFSQEKKPMFWQDIQNFKKENQENPPPKNAILLLGSSSFTKWTDVAEYFPTKTIINRGFGGSRLTDLNYFADDLLSPYQPKQIIIYCGENDFADNHQLKAQKVVKRYKTFYKKIRAKFPNIEVDYISMKYSPSREVLWPQIKEANARIEAFMKKQPHSAFIDVTKAMEDANGNVRKDIFVEDMLHFKPEGYQIWTKVMTPYMK
- a CDS encoding DUF4280 domain-containing protein, whose protein sequence is MSEKHIVVQGALCKCQFGQVPDKLKVLSHTKEYANDKEASKKLIVTTKEIGGATLEKNTFGNCPKMGNPPPPCKPMITEWQNFYEGVILSNGGNIILEDSKAVCAIAGTACINIIDHGQRAEASQQNFENADKDVQQQINPLVNPEEMYNKQPINEGIITQTE